Proteins from one Gemmatimonadales bacterium genomic window:
- a CDS encoding DNA cytosine methyltransferase: MSRSPVVRLGLDPDELIIDSFAGGGGASEGIRLALGRDPDVAINHDAEAIALHKANHPGTKHYCENVWKVDPEEAADGRPIGLMWLSPDCKHFSKAKGGKPVEKKIRGLAWLAVRWASLPEGKRPRCIFLENVEEFQGWGPVLADGKPCPVRKGKTFRAFVRKLERLGYRVEWREMRACDFGAPTIRKRLFLIARCDGQPIVWPQATHGKHHALPWRTAAECIDWSIPCPSIFDRKKPLAANTLRRIARGLDRFVINSPKPFIVNMAHGGKIEDIDRPISTIATEKGGCRALTAPVLAPVRHADDNRRQRVDDPMPTITASQRGEIALAGATLVQTGYGERDGQAPRALDPEKPLGTVVGSEKHGLAAATLTRFNGDRVGQDVREPLGTVVASTPKHGVVAAFLAKHYSETHDTVQAASLFAPTPTVTAVDHNALVAAHLTQFNGTSDGQPADKPLPSITAHGWKFAEVRAFLVAYYGNEKDGGTLFDPMRTVTSKDRLGLVAVEGIDYEIADIGMRMLAPRELYNAQGFRPDYRIDIEFNGKPLTKTAQVRMVGNSVCPPMAAALIRANFATEQRAEVAA; this comes from the coding sequence GTGAGTCGTTCGCCTGTCGTCCGCCTGGGACTGGATCCCGACGAGCTGATCATCGACAGCTTCGCCGGCGGCGGCGGCGCGTCGGAGGGAATCCGTCTCGCGCTCGGCCGGGATCCGGACGTCGCGATCAATCATGACGCCGAAGCGATCGCGCTCCACAAGGCGAACCACCCCGGCACGAAGCATTACTGCGAGAACGTCTGGAAGGTCGACCCGGAGGAAGCCGCTGACGGTCGGCCGATCGGACTGATGTGGCTGTCACCGGACTGCAAGCACTTCAGCAAGGCGAAGGGCGGCAAGCCCGTTGAGAAGAAGATTCGCGGCCTGGCGTGGCTCGCGGTCCGCTGGGCGTCGTTGCCGGAGGGCAAGCGACCGCGCTGCATCTTCCTCGAAAACGTCGAGGAGTTTCAGGGCTGGGGGCCGGTGCTGGCCGACGGGAAGCCGTGCCCGGTCCGGAAGGGAAAGACGTTCCGCGCCTTCGTCCGGAAGCTCGAGCGGCTCGGCTATCGAGTGGAGTGGCGCGAGATGCGCGCCTGTGATTTCGGCGCGCCGACGATCCGTAAGCGCCTCTTCCTCATCGCGCGATGCGATGGGCAACCGATTGTCTGGCCGCAGGCGACGCACGGGAAGCACCACGCGTTGCCATGGCGCACCGCCGCGGAATGCATCGACTGGTCGATTCCCTGCCCCTCGATCTTCGACCGCAAGAAGCCGCTGGCGGCGAACACGCTCCGGCGCATCGCCCGCGGGCTGGATCGGTTCGTGATCAACTCGCCGAAGCCCTTCATCGTCAATATGGCGCACGGCGGGAAGATCGAGGACATCGATCGCCCCATCAGCACGATCGCGACCGAGAAGGGGGGCTGCAGGGCGTTGACCGCCCCTGTCCTCGCACCGGTGCGCCATGCCGACGACAATCGTCGGCAACGTGTCGACGATCCGATGCCAACGATCACCGCCTCGCAGCGCGGGGAGATCGCGCTCGCCGGTGCCACGCTCGTCCAGACCGGTTACGGCGAGCGTGATGGGCAGGCGCCGCGCGCGCTTGATCCGGAGAAGCCACTCGGGACCGTCGTCGGGTCTGAGAAGCATGGGCTCGCAGCTGCGACGCTGACTCGCTTCAACGGCGACCGCGTCGGTCAGGATGTTCGCGAACCGCTCGGCACGGTCGTCGCCTCGACACCTAAACACGGGGTGGTGGCGGCGTTCCTCGCGAAGCACTACAGCGAGACGCACGATACCGTCCAGGCGGCCTCGCTGTTCGCGCCCACGCCCACCGTCACCGCGGTTGACCACAACGCGCTCGTCGCTGCGCATCTGACACAATTCAACGGCACCAGCGACGGTCAGCCGGCGGACAAACCCCTCCCGTCGATCACGGCGCACGGGTGGAAGTTCGCCGAGGTGCGCGCGTTCCTGGTGGCGTACTACGGCAACGAGAAGGACGGTGGCACCCTCTTCGACCCGATGCGTACCGTCACATCGAAGGACCGGCTGGGGCTCGTCGCGGTCGAAGGGATCGACTACGAGATCGCCGACATCGGCATGCGGATGCTGGCTCCGCGCGAGCTCTACAACGCCCAGGGATTCCGGCCCGACTATCGGATCGATATCGAGTTCAACGGCAAGCCGCTGACGAAGACCGCGCAGGTGCGGATGGTGGGGAACAGCGTCTGCCCACCGATGGCCGCGGCGCTCATCCGCGCCAACTTCGCCACTGAGCAACGCGCCGAGGTCGCCGCTTAG
- a CDS encoding HNH endonuclease signature motif containing protein: MKPEFWSDEKIGPLSPLTRLIFLGLVSQADDAGRLLDSPRLLNGILFPYTDDDCVESLDELAEVGVIRRGTTASGQPVIQICGWNKHQRIEKPNMNAALGAVAEESATRRRRIPDATKTALIERAEGRCEECNVEVKLGKSNKYDSSPNLAEIDHIVALADGGTDEPENLRLLCLSCNRRKAGRDLSARNRRQVGDASATSNLPDQRPTTNDQRPTTNDQRSGSEERAARDSTPRPNERRLRELLPATCHEALRRVLLESHRGAEGAAQSMLQMLDPNDGTTGPGGRPVTPAELATALQQLAGMPNPGWNGGNYVRKAIQTMRATPSTAATPGADPILDMAEEIKRKQAGYAA; the protein is encoded by the coding sequence GTGAAGCCCGAGTTCTGGTCGGACGAGAAGATCGGTCCGCTGAGCCCGTTGACTCGCCTCATCTTCCTTGGGCTCGTTTCCCAAGCCGACGACGCCGGGCGATTGTTGGACAGTCCCCGGCTCCTCAACGGGATTCTGTTCCCCTACACCGATGACGATTGTGTCGAGTCGCTCGACGAGCTTGCCGAGGTGGGTGTCATCCGCCGCGGGACAACGGCGAGCGGTCAACCGGTGATTCAGATCTGCGGATGGAATAAGCACCAGCGTATCGAGAAGCCGAACATGAACGCAGCGCTCGGAGCAGTCGCCGAAGAATCTGCGACCCGTCGCCGACGCATCCCTGACGCTACCAAGACAGCCCTCATCGAGCGAGCCGAGGGCCGCTGTGAGGAATGCAACGTCGAGGTGAAGCTCGGGAAGTCGAACAAATACGACAGCTCGCCGAATTTGGCCGAGATCGACCACATCGTCGCGCTGGCTGACGGCGGAACAGACGAGCCGGAAAACCTTCGCCTGCTTTGCCTTAGCTGCAATCGCCGTAAGGCAGGACGCGACTTGTCCGCGAGGAATCGCCGACAAGTCGGCGATGCGTCTGCGACAAGTAACCTCCCCGACCAACGACCAACGACCAACGATCAACGACCAACGACCAACGATCAACGATCGGGGAGCGAGGAGCGAGCGGCGCGCGACAGCACACCGCGGCCAAACGAACGCCGGTTGCGGGAATTGTTGCCAGCGACCTGCCATGAAGCGCTCCGCCGGGTGCTGCTCGAATCTCACCGCGGGGCAGAAGGTGCCGCGCAGTCGATGCTCCAGATGCTTGACCCGAACGACGGAACCACCGGCCCCGGAGGTCGACCGGTGACACCGGCGGAGCTCGCGACGGCCCTGCAGCAGCTGGCCGGCATGCCCAATCCCGGGTGGAATGGCGGGAACTACGTCCGGAAGGCGATCCAGACGATGCGCGCGACGCCATCGACCGCCGCAACGCCTGGCGCCGACCCCATCCTGGACATGGCCGAAGAGATCAAGCGGAAGCAGGCTGGCTATGCAGCTTGA
- a CDS encoding DNA methyltransferase — MNQAYLDFLRAKAVAAPQFGRGDEPGQANALLKGHQRAIVEWAVGGGRRAIFASFGLGKTLMQLETIRLTLNPDERGLIICPLGVRAEFAKDAAMLGAAATFVRTSAHVAGPGIYITNYESVREGKIDPALFTAISLDEAAILRGMGGTKTFREFMRLFEHTPFRFVATATPSPNDYIEFLSYAAFLGIMDIGEAKTRFFQRNSEKADELTILPHKEDEFWAWVASWAVVILRPSDLGFSDEGYELPALDVKWHCVTPAVDDHGTEYDGQGKLLRDASLGVQQAAAEKRLSLPARVAEVGRLVDSRPGDHVIVWHDLESERHAITSSIEGIEAVYGSQDLDEREDLVAAFAEGRLARLAAKPVMLGAGCNLQRHCHWAIFAGIGFKFRDFIQAIHRIHRFLQPQQVTIDIIYSDAEAEIVRDLQAKWRRHDAMMERMSALMRECGLGGELARARLQRSIGCERKEERGKQFVAVLNDCVDETTAMPDASVDLIITSIPFGTQYEYTPSYNDFGHTDDDEHFFRQMDFLSPQLLRVLQPGRVMAVHVKDRIRPGSLDGLGFQTASPFHAECILHYRRHGFAYLGMITVVTDVVRENNQTYRLGYSEQCKDGSRMGVGMPEYVLLFRKPPTDASNGYADHRVVKSKSEYSRARWQVDAHALWRSSGERLIGTEELVGLPAEQVFKRYRAMSFATVYDHERHIAIGEALERAKQLPPGFMLLQPQSHDEDVWSDVTRMRTLNGAQEAAGREKHLCPLQFDIVDRLIARYSNPDELVMDPFGGLMTVPLRAIEMGRRGLGIELAPPYFADGVQYLRAAEEKISMPTLFDFLDEAAA, encoded by the coding sequence GTGAATCAGGCCTACCTCGACTTCCTCCGCGCCAAGGCCGTCGCCGCGCCGCAGTTCGGCCGCGGCGATGAGCCTGGTCAGGCGAATGCCCTGCTGAAGGGACATCAGCGGGCGATTGTCGAATGGGCGGTTGGCGGCGGACGGCGGGCGATCTTCGCGTCGTTCGGACTGGGCAAGACACTCATGCAGCTCGAGACGATTCGACTGACACTAAATCCTGACGAGCGCGGGCTCATCATCTGCCCGCTGGGTGTGCGCGCCGAGTTCGCGAAGGATGCTGCGATGCTCGGCGCGGCCGCGACGTTCGTTCGCACTTCGGCCCACGTTGCCGGTCCGGGGATCTATATCACGAACTATGAGAGTGTGCGTGAGGGAAAGATCGACCCTGCCCTCTTCACGGCGATTAGCCTGGATGAAGCCGCGATCCTTCGCGGCATGGGCGGGACGAAGACGTTCCGCGAATTCATGCGGCTCTTCGAGCACACACCGTTCCGGTTCGTGGCCACGGCGACACCGAGCCCGAATGACTACATCGAGTTCCTCTCCTACGCCGCATTCCTCGGCATCATGGATATCGGCGAGGCGAAGACTCGGTTCTTCCAGCGGAACAGCGAGAAGGCCGACGAGCTCACCATCCTGCCGCACAAGGAAGACGAGTTCTGGGCGTGGGTTGCCTCCTGGGCGGTGGTGATCCTCCGGCCTTCAGACCTCGGATTCTCCGACGAGGGGTATGAACTGCCCGCGCTCGACGTGAAGTGGCACTGCGTCACGCCGGCGGTCGATGATCATGGGACCGAGTATGACGGCCAGGGAAAACTGCTGCGCGATGCGTCGCTCGGGGTACAGCAGGCCGCGGCCGAGAAGCGCCTTTCCCTTCCCGCTCGCGTCGCTGAGGTCGGGCGGCTCGTTGATTCGCGGCCGGGCGACCACGTCATCGTCTGGCACGATCTCGAATCGGAGCGTCATGCCATCACGTCCTCGATCGAGGGCATTGAGGCCGTCTATGGCTCACAGGATCTGGACGAGCGGGAAGACCTCGTCGCGGCATTCGCCGAGGGCCGTCTCGCGCGCCTCGCCGCGAAGCCGGTCATGCTCGGCGCCGGATGCAACCTGCAGCGCCATTGCCACTGGGCGATCTTCGCCGGGATCGGCTTCAAGTTCCGCGACTTCATCCAGGCGATTCACCGGATCCACCGCTTCCTCCAGCCGCAGCAGGTCACGATCGACATCATCTATTCCGATGCCGAAGCCGAGATCGTCCGCGACCTGCAGGCGAAATGGCGCCGGCACGATGCGATGATGGAGCGGATGTCGGCGCTGATGCGGGAATGCGGACTCGGCGGAGAACTGGCCCGAGCGCGGCTGCAGCGGTCGATCGGGTGTGAACGGAAGGAAGAACGCGGCAAGCAGTTCGTGGCGGTGCTGAATGATTGCGTCGACGAGACAACCGCGATGCCGGACGCATCGGTCGACCTGATCATCACGTCGATCCCGTTCGGGACGCAGTACGAGTACACGCCGTCCTACAACGACTTCGGCCACACCGACGACGACGAGCACTTCTTCCGGCAGATGGACTTCCTCTCGCCGCAGCTGCTCCGAGTACTCCAGCCGGGCCGAGTGATGGCGGTCCACGTGAAGGACCGGATCCGGCCCGGGAGCCTCGACGGGCTCGGCTTCCAGACTGCTAGTCCGTTCCACGCCGAGTGCATCCTCCACTACCGGCGCCACGGGTTCGCGTACCTCGGCATGATCACGGTCGTCACCGACGTTGTGCGGGAGAACAACCAGACCTACCGGCTCGGCTATTCTGAGCAATGCAAGGACGGCTCCCGGATGGGCGTCGGGATGCCGGAATATGTCCTGCTCTTCCGGAAGCCGCCGACGGATGCCAGCAATGGTTACGCGGATCACCGCGTCGTGAAATCGAAGTCGGAGTACTCGCGCGCCCGCTGGCAGGTCGACGCCCATGCGCTCTGGCGCTCGAGTGGCGAACGACTGATCGGCACCGAAGAACTCGTCGGCCTCCCGGCCGAGCAGGTCTTCAAGCGGTACCGGGCCATGTCCTTCGCCACCGTCTACGACCACGAGCGGCACATCGCGATCGGTGAGGCGCTCGAACGAGCGAAGCAGCTGCCGCCCGGCTTCATGCTCCTGCAGCCGCAGAGCCACGACGAGGATGTCTGGTCGGATGTCACCCGGATGCGCACACTCAACGGCGCCCAGGAGGCCGCGGGGCGGGAGAAGCATCTCTGCCCGCTCCAGTTCGACATCGTCGACCGGCTGATCGCCCGGTATTCCAATCCGGACGAGCTGGTCATGGATCCCTTCGGCGGCCTGATGACCGTGCCACTACGCGCGATCGAGATGGGACGGCGAGGCCTCGGGATCGAGCTGGCGCCGCCGTATTTCGCCGATGGTGTCCAGTATCTCCGCGCAGCGGAGGAGAAGATCTCAATGCCAACCCTCTTCGACTTCCTCGACGAGGCTGCGGCATGA
- a CDS encoding helix-turn-helix domain-containing protein produces the protein MSLTRKQAAILDFLKIEIARNGFAPSYDEMVRSLGITVATVAEHLQNLERKGYIRRERMKARSIEIVDRDAIRCAVDETIDLIRRKCDGEGTVPWGDGRADFLALADEIRELAS, from the coding sequence ATGAGTCTCACTCGTAAGCAAGCCGCGATTCTCGACTTCCTGAAGATCGAGATCGCCCGCAACGGTTTCGCGCCGAGCTACGACGAGATGGTCCGCAGTCTCGGTATCACGGTTGCAACCGTAGCGGAGCACCTGCAAAACTTGGAACGCAAGGGGTATATCCGGCGCGAACGCATGAAGGCCCGGTCGATCGAGATCGTCGACCGTGACGCGATTCGCTGCGCCGTCGATGAAACGATCGATCTCATTCGTCGGAAATGCGACGGCGAGGGTACGGTGCCGTGGGGCGACGGTCGCGCCGACTTCCTGGCACTCGCCGATGAGATTCGGGAGCTGGCCTCGTGA
- the moaC gene encoding cyclic pyranopterin monophosphate synthase MoaC, with translation MTLTHLDESTGRPRMVDVAEKPVTARRAVAEGRVTMSSAAFEQIRSATVAKGELLTTSELAGVMAAKRTSELIPLCHPLALDQVTVEAELVEEWPGVRIIATAMATARTGVEMEALTAVSVACLTVYDMIKSVDRGMRIGEIRLLEKSGGARGPWRAETK, from the coding sequence ATGACGCTGACGCATCTTGACGAATCGACAGGCCGCCCCCGGATGGTTGATGTCGCCGAGAAGCCGGTGACTGCCCGGCGGGCGGTGGCGGAGGGACGGGTGACGATGTCCAGCGCTGCGTTCGAACAGATCCGCAGCGCAACGGTGGCGAAGGGAGAGTTGCTGACGACCTCCGAGCTTGCCGGCGTGATGGCCGCGAAACGGACCAGCGAATTGATCCCGCTCTGCCACCCGCTGGCGCTCGACCAGGTGACCGTCGAGGCGGAACTGGTCGAGGAGTGGCCTGGCGTCCGGATCATCGCGACAGCGATGGCAACCGCGCGGACCGGAGTCGAAATGGAAGCGTTGACGGCGGTGAGTGTTGCCTGTCTCACCGTGTACGACATGATCAAGAGCGTCGATCGCGGGATGCGGATCGGCGAAATCAGGCTGCTGGAAAAGTCGGGCGGCGCGCGCGGACCGTGGCGCGCCGAAACGAAATGA
- a CDS encoding transglycosylase SLT domain-containing protein translates to MRRFFARIAVLVVGTAAFVAIGGVSTLLATHNAVAAAAQPTDTVLAVVRTQLADTRRELDRAHEVLEFSSRYGIPADLSAQIYDIAVAEGIPASVGFQLVKVESGFQNTAQSPASAIGLTQLRVATARSYDPTVDPSDLMNANVNLKLGFRYLKDLLTRFDQNLPLALEAYNKGPTFVSAQQDSGMAVEGRYSKAVMSGIRRRG, encoded by the coding sequence ATGCGACGCTTCTTCGCTCGTATAGCAGTGCTCGTGGTTGGAACAGCAGCGTTCGTTGCGATCGGCGGCGTGTCGACGCTGCTCGCCACGCACAACGCCGTCGCCGCGGCGGCGCAGCCGACGGACACGGTACTCGCCGTGGTGCGGACCCAGCTCGCTGATACCCGGCGCGAACTCGATCGTGCGCACGAGGTTCTCGAATTCTCCTCCCGCTACGGCATTCCCGCCGACCTCTCGGCGCAGATCTACGACATTGCCGTCGCAGAGGGGATCCCCGCGTCGGTAGGCTTTCAGCTGGTCAAGGTCGAGAGCGGATTCCAGAACACAGCCCAGAGCCCGGCGTCGGCGATCGGCCTGACTCAGCTCCGCGTGGCGACTGCGCGAAGCTATGACCCGACCGTCGATCCCAGCGACCTGATGAACGCCAACGTGAATCTCAAGCTTGGATTCCGGTACCTGAAGGATCTGCTGACACGTTTCGATCAGAACCTGCCGCTCGCCCTGGAGGCGTACAACAAGGGGCCGACGTTCGTGTCGGCCCAGCAGGATTCAGGGATGGCTGTTGAGGGGCGCTACTCGAAAGCGGTGATGAGCGGCATTCGTCGCCGCGGCTGA
- a CDS encoding LysM peptidoglycan-binding domain-containing protein: MAPPAGAPAPAIAHDTLAAVAALPAGPQHAEVLPGAMPSPAIPVTHADTTNALRDTSRAAAAADSASDAAALDTLQKDQPAANLPDVPIDAHVSWDLNVADFADQPRVKYYLDFFAGREHQRFQTWLDRMERYEGFARAEFAAHKLPGDFVYLGLIESGFSPEAVSRTYAVGMWQFMLGTGKLYGLRTDSWVDERRDPIKSTDAAARDLDDLTQRFGSHYLAAAAYNAGAGRVGRGLNRINDGADSDSVDVTSDDAFFTLADTRMIRDETKNYVPQLIAAAIVAKEPEKYGFQIASDIPAFSRDSVMVEGGTGLDLIARLADTTLDALRDLNPHLLRMVTPPDGPYPVRVPVGSAAQIQAAYAALPDSERRAIVPHTVKAGETVATLARHYHVPAETIRSINRAARGRWVAPGTTLYLPAATTLSAADLHEPDPPRTIRTVTRTFVVRRGESIASVARRAGISVSRLRSENSLGRADRVKTGQRLVTRRTMVTSGGRVVAANTSRRATQSARTKVHVVQRGETVGGIAQRYGVRKSELVAFNGLASRALREGQTLRIPPG; this comes from the coding sequence ATGGCGCCCCCGGCCGGGGCCCCGGCGCCTGCCATCGCGCACGACACGCTCGCTGCCGTCGCTGCTCTCCCTGCGGGTCCGCAGCACGCCGAAGTGTTGCCGGGCGCGATGCCCTCTCCGGCAATTCCAGTCACCCACGCCGACACGACGAACGCCTTGCGCGATACCAGCCGGGCGGCTGCTGCGGCCGATTCAGCGAGCGACGCCGCCGCACTCGACACGCTCCAGAAGGATCAGCCGGCGGCGAATCTCCCCGACGTCCCGATCGATGCGCACGTCAGTTGGGATCTCAATGTCGCCGACTTCGCGGATCAGCCGCGCGTCAAGTACTATCTCGACTTCTTCGCCGGGCGCGAACACCAGCGCTTCCAGACCTGGCTCGATCGGATGGAACGCTATGAGGGGTTCGCGCGGGCGGAATTCGCGGCGCACAAGCTCCCCGGCGACTTCGTCTATCTCGGGCTGATCGAATCAGGGTTCTCACCCGAGGCGGTGAGCCGCACCTACGCCGTGGGCATGTGGCAGTTCATGCTCGGCACCGGGAAGCTGTATGGACTCAGGACCGATTCGTGGGTCGATGAACGCCGCGATCCGATCAAGTCGACCGATGCCGCGGCGCGCGATCTCGATGACCTCACCCAGCGCTTCGGTTCGCACTATCTCGCGGCCGCGGCATACAACGCCGGTGCCGGTCGTGTCGGGCGGGGCCTCAATCGGATCAACGACGGCGCCGACAGCGACTCCGTCGATGTCACCAGCGACGATGCGTTCTTCACGCTCGCCGACACCCGGATGATCCGTGACGAGACCAAGAACTATGTCCCGCAGCTGATCGCCGCCGCGATCGTGGCGAAGGAGCCGGAGAAGTACGGCTTCCAGATCGCCAGCGATATCCCGGCATTTTCCCGCGACTCGGTGATGGTCGAGGGTGGCACCGGTCTCGACCTGATCGCGCGGCTCGCCGACACCACGCTCGACGCGCTGCGTGACCTCAATCCGCACCTCCTGCGGATGGTCACGCCGCCGGACGGTCCATACCCCGTGCGGGTGCCGGTGGGAAGCGCCGCCCAGATCCAGGCTGCCTACGCCGCGCTCCCCGACAGCGAACGGCGCGCGATCGTACCGCACACGGTGAAGGCGGGCGAGACAGTGGCGACGCTCGCACGCCACTATCACGTGCCGGCGGAGACGATCCGCTCGATCAACCGCGCCGCTCGCGGTCGATGGGTCGCACCAGGTACGACGCTCTACCTTCCCGCGGCGACGACGTTGTCGGCGGCGGATCTGCATGAGCCAGATCCTCCGCGAACCATTCGCACCGTGACCCGCACCTTCGTCGTGCGTCGCGGTGAAAGCATCGCGTCGGTCGCGCGCCGCGCCGGGATATCGGTGTCGCGCCTGCGCAGCGAGAACAGCCTCGGCCGCGCCGATCGGGTCAAGACCGGGCAGCGGCTGGTCACGCGGCGGACGATGGTCACGTCCGGCGGCCGTGTGGTCGCGGCCAATACCTCGCGCCGAGCCACTCAGTCAGCCAGGACCAAGGTGCATGTCGTGCAGCGTGGCGAAACAGTGGGAGGAATTGCGCAACGATACGGCGTGCGGAAATCGGAGCTGGTCGCTTTCAATGGCCTCGCGAGCAGGGCGCTTCGCGAGGGTCAAACCCTTCGCATCCCGCCGGGCTGA
- a CDS encoding ChaN family lipoprotein: MIALALITALAQQPIDTVRGEMWTPQRVYDSRHKRFSDFESLAAAAATSDVVFFGEQHDDPGTHRMELALLEAVARRRDQVIISLEMFERDVQPILDQYLAGRIPEESFLSQGRPWPNYRTDYRPLVEFARAHRWPVVAANIPRRMAGSVSAGGLGTITRLADSTRRWAAAEFDCPEHDNYFTRFVAAMGTHPMGTGPAPPPGELAAMTSRFYQAQCVKDETMAESIAQAVRDDRHALVIQFNGDFHSDFGDGTVARTRRRLGKARIMVVSAIPVSSLDSVTAAPRRKQGDWLVFTLAPSPH; this comes from the coding sequence TTGATTGCGCTGGCCCTGATCACGGCGCTGGCGCAGCAGCCGATCGACACGGTCCGCGGCGAAATGTGGACGCCCCAGCGGGTCTACGATTCGCGGCACAAGCGGTTCAGCGATTTCGAGTCGCTCGCTGCCGCTGCAGCGACATCCGACGTCGTCTTCTTCGGCGAGCAGCACGACGACCCCGGCACCCATCGGATGGAACTCGCCCTCCTGGAGGCGGTGGCCCGGCGACGTGATCAGGTGATCATATCGCTCGAGATGTTCGAACGCGACGTTCAGCCGATACTCGATCAGTATCTGGCGGGCCGCATCCCGGAAGAATCGTTTCTCAGCCAGGGCCGCCCGTGGCCGAACTACCGGACCGATTACCGGCCGCTGGTGGAATTCGCCAGGGCGCATCGCTGGCCCGTCGTGGCAGCAAATATTCCGCGTCGGATGGCGGGCTCGGTATCGGCTGGCGGCCTCGGCACGATCACCAGACTCGCCGATTCGACCCGGCGATGGGCTGCAGCGGAGTTTGACTGTCCGGAACATGACAATTACTTCACGCGTTTCGTCGCGGCGATGGGTACGCATCCGATGGGAACCGGACCGGCGCCGCCACCAGGGGAACTCGCCGCGATGACATCGCGGTTTTACCAGGCACAATGCGTGAAGGACGAAACGATGGCCGAGTCGATCGCGCAGGCCGTACGCGACGATCGTCATGCGCTGGTCATCCAGTTCAACGGAGATTTCCACTCCGATTTCGGCGACGGAACCGTTGCGCGGACCCGGCGACGGCTCGGGAAAGCACGGATCATGGTGGTCTCCGCGATACCGGTATCGTCACTCGATAGCGTCACAGCGGCGCCGCGGCGGAAACAGGGCGACTGGCTCGTCTTCACCCTCGCGCCGTCACCACACTGA
- a CDS encoding ribonuclease HII — translation MPPLRYERLAWASGNLLIGIDEVGRGPLAGPVVAAAVCFPVQHRGIRGVRDSKQVPDHDERSKLALRIRREALAFGLGAASVREIARDNIRRATALAMRRALARCRTRLAAGTETRIVIDGLRMPELNEDHDALVQGDAHCHAIAAASLIAKVARDRLMRALATRRPGYGWQTNVGYATREHVAALRIHGLTPHHRVLFCDTALGQRELFDGIED, via the coding sequence ATGCCTCCACTCCGGTACGAACGGCTCGCATGGGCATCGGGCAACCTCCTGATCGGAATCGATGAAGTCGGTCGCGGACCGCTGGCGGGACCGGTGGTCGCCGCGGCGGTCTGCTTTCCGGTGCAACATCGCGGTATCCGCGGTGTCCGCGATTCCAAGCAGGTCCCCGATCACGACGAACGCAGCAAGCTCGCCCTCCGGATTCGCCGGGAAGCGCTTGCGTTCGGCCTCGGTGCCGCGAGCGTCCGCGAGATTGCCCGCGACAACATCCGGCGCGCGACCGCGCTCGCGATGCGTCGTGCGCTGGCGCGGTGCCGCACGCGACTCGCCGCGGGGACCGAAACGCGGATCGTCATCGACGGCCTTCGGATGCCGGAGTTGAACGAGGACCACGACGCCCTGGTCCAGGGCGACGCCCATTGCCACGCCATTGCTGCGGCGTCGTTGATCGCCAAGGTTGCCCGTGACCGTCTGATGAGGGCGCTCGCCACGCGTCGGCCGGGGTACGGCTGGCAGACGAACGTCGGGTATGCCACGCGGGAACACGTCGCGGCGCTGCGCATCCACGGACTCACGCCACATCACCGGGTGCTCTTCTGCGACACCGCGCTCGGCCAGCGTGAACTGTTCGACGGGATCGAAGATTGA
- the rplS gene encoding 50S ribosomal protein L19 yields MELLDKISREGLRTDVPTFDSGDTIKVMVRVREGDKERLQAYEGVVIARRGGGINETITVRKVSAGVGVERVFPVHSPMYASIEVMRRGRVRRAKLYYLRRLSGKKSRITEDRD; encoded by the coding sequence ATGGAATTGCTCGACAAGATTTCGCGCGAAGGGCTGCGGACTGATGTCCCGACGTTCGACTCCGGCGACACGATCAAGGTAATGGTCCGCGTGCGCGAAGGGGACAAGGAGCGGTTGCAGGCGTATGAGGGGGTCGTGATCGCGCGGCGCGGCGGCGGCATCAACGAAACCATCACCGTGCGCAAGGTGTCGGCCGGGGTCGGCGTGGAGCGCGTCTTCCCGGTGCACTCGCCGATGTATGCCTCGATCGAGGTGATGCGCCGCGGCCGGGTTCGCCGGGCCAAGCTGTACTATCTCCGCCGCCTCAGCGGCAAGAAGTCGCGCATCACCGAAGACCGCGACTAG